The Oecophyllibacter saccharovorans sequence TCGATCTGGTGCGCAACATCCGCAGTCAGCATGTAGGGCCGTCCCTGCCGGTCGAGATCGTGATAGACGGCGCGGTCCATATGGCCGCTTTCCAGCTGGACCTTGCTGAGCTCGTGCAGAATGGCGCGGTTCTGGTGGAGCAGGTGGGTAATCTCGGGCCAGGCGGCGATCGAGACCAGAAAGACCCCTGCCACGGTGGGGAGGATCCATTTCGCCCGGTTGAGGCGGAGGCGCCGGCGCGCGATCTCGTCCTTGCTGGGCGCCTTGCGCACGCGCTGGAAAGCCGCCTGGCGGTGGGCGTTCAGCCTGTCGAGCTGCGCCTGGCGATCGGGGTCGAAATCCTCGCGCTGCGCGCCGGGCGTTGCCGGCGTGTCAGAGGGCTGCTCCGGGGAATGCGGGGAATCGTTGCTCATCGCGTCAGCCCTCCGCCTACCTGGTCATCTCGGTACGCAGGAGGTCGTGCAGATGGACGATGCCGACCGGCCGGCGGTCCGGGCCCACGACGAAAAGGCTGCTGACGGGAAAATGCGGGTCGTTCATGAAGCGCAGGGCCTCGCGGGCCACGATATCGGGCGGGGCGGTAAGGGGCTTGCGGTTCATGATATCGGCGGCTGTG is a genomic window containing:
- the lptC gene encoding LPS export ABC transporter periplasmic protein LptC — protein: MSNDSPHSPEQPSDTPATPGAQREDFDPDRQAQLDRLNAHRQAAFQRVRKAPSKDEIARRRLRLNRAKWILPTVAGVFLVSIAAWPEITHLLHQNRAILHELSKVQLESGHMDRAVYHDLDRQGRPYMLTADVAHQIDDDRIDLDHPQADLLLHPNEWVYVRADRGVYMQHEQTLDLDGHVVLYRSDGVLLNTPTADLDLKQGIAATHDWVHAEGPFGTQDAQGAFLDQNANLIQFMGPGRTVHNNDIAPTDAPAGSSLTVPGAASSAGRPKQP